In Propionicimonas paludicola, a single window of DNA contains:
- a CDS encoding aminoglycoside phosphotransferase family protein gives MTDDELLQGGVNSVLRRGELVHRPAGRHTPTVHRLLTHLRRQGFDGAPMPVGFDDEGREVLTYVVGDVYESLPPGVRTTALVASAGALLRRLHDASLSYEQSAHDEWMLPPRHPAEVICHGDIAPYNSAVRRGRVVGFIDFDTAHPAPRLWDVAYAVYRYAPLHAPDNPESAGSVAEQAVMASAFCHAYGVEPDELLLDTVAERLTSLMAHIRDQAASGNAAFERHVADGHLASYEADIRYVVEQRGALLREFSTL, from the coding sequence GTGACGGATGACGAGCTGCTTCAGGGTGGTGTGAACTCGGTGCTGCGCCGGGGTGAGCTGGTCCACCGCCCGGCCGGAAGGCACACACCTACGGTGCACCGGCTGCTGACCCACCTGCGGCGGCAAGGCTTCGACGGCGCGCCGATGCCGGTGGGCTTCGACGATGAGGGCCGAGAGGTGCTGACCTATGTTGTCGGCGACGTGTACGAGTCGTTGCCACCGGGCGTCCGAACCACGGCGCTGGTGGCCTCCGCCGGAGCCCTGCTGCGTCGGCTTCACGATGCAAGCCTCAGCTACGAGCAGTCGGCTCACGACGAGTGGATGTTGCCGCCCCGGCATCCGGCGGAGGTGATCTGCCATGGCGATATCGCCCCCTACAACAGCGCCGTCCGTCGCGGACGAGTGGTCGGCTTCATCGACTTCGATACCGCGCACCCGGCACCTCGGCTGTGGGACGTCGCATATGCGGTCTACCGGTACGCGCCGCTGCACGCTCCGGACAACCCGGAGAGCGCTGGGAGTGTCGCCGAGCAGGCTGTGATGGCATCCGCCTTCTGCCACGCCTATGGGGTCGAGCCGGATGAGCTGCTCCTCGACACCGTGGCGGAGCGGCTGACCTCCTTGATGGCACACATCCGGGATCAGGCTGCGTCAGGCAATGCTGCGTTCGAGCGGCATGTTGCTGACGGCCATCTCGCCTCATATGAGGCCGATATCCGCTACGTGGTCGAGCAGCGCGGTGCGCTCTTGCGTGAGTTCAGCACGCTCTAG
- a CDS encoding DUF1801 domain-containing protein translates to MDVPENVETYLAGQPEPKQSDLRTLHALMLAEFPDCRQWFTDGTNSEGKVVANPSIGYGVYTITYANGSSREFYRIGLSANASGISVYVLGLDDKTYLARTYGDLIGKAHLTGYCIRFKRLSDIHLETLQAAIRHGMTVDHTD, encoded by the coding sequence ATGGACGTCCCGGAGAACGTCGAGACCTACCTGGCTGGCCAGCCCGAGCCCAAGCAGTCCGACCTGCGCACGCTGCACGCACTCATGCTGGCCGAGTTTCCGGACTGCCGGCAGTGGTTCACCGACGGCACCAACAGCGAGGGCAAGGTTGTCGCAAACCCCAGCATTGGCTACGGCGTTTACACCATCACCTATGCCAACGGGTCGTCGCGCGAGTTCTACCGGATCGGTCTGAGCGCCAACGCATCGGGCATCTCGGTCTATGTGCTCGGCCTGGACGACAAGACCTACCTCGCACGCACCTACGGGGACCTGATCGGCAAAGCACACCTCACCGGCTACTGCATCAGGTTCAAGCGCCTCTCCGACATCCACCTTGAGACCCTGCAAGCGGCGATCAGGCATGGGATGACCGTCGATCACACGGACTGA
- a CDS encoding DUF2500 domain-containing protein yields MSVLPFELFMLLLIIGLIVLLFVPTILRAATAIRRASRIANSPERSAEASVLSKRVEVSAIERGKPEQRHFATFQFPSGERVEFELTGHQFGLLAEADQGTLTWKGPRYVGFTREIMR; encoded by the coding sequence GTGAGCGTGCTGCCCTTCGAGTTGTTCATGCTGTTGCTGATCATCGGCCTGATTGTGCTGCTGTTCGTCCCGACGATCCTCCGTGCGGCGACGGCGATTCGGCGCGCCTCGCGGATCGCCAACTCCCCCGAGCGCAGCGCCGAGGCCAGCGTCCTGAGCAAGCGCGTCGAGGTGAGCGCGATCGAACGAGGAAAGCCCGAGCAGCGCCACTTCGCCACCTTCCAGTTCCCCAGCGGTGAGCGCGTCGAGTTCGAGCTCACCGGGCACCAGTTCGGTCTGCTCGCTGAAGCCGACCAGGGCACCCTGACCTGGAAGGGCCCGCGCTACGTGGGCTTCACCAGGGAGATCATGCGCTGA
- a CDS encoding MFS transporter: MTTKLAEPTLVRGPARSGQLSARAGFWTVAVAFAVLMAFTTVPTPLYALYQARDGFPTLVVTAIFAAYAVGVILGLLFLGHAGDHLGRRPVVLAVAGVQLVTALGFTLWTDVAGLLALRLISGVAAGVLTSTATAYLAELRRAWRPDSPGLAVTVGGAANLGGLALGPLVAGIIAEWAPAPLITSYLVLAVAIMVVGLAVIRVPETVRADREGFELRPRPIAVPTQHRTLYWAAGLGIFTAFAITGFYGSVAPAFLGQVLGSSDRLLAGVASTVVFAAAAAAQLGFGHLPMRLQLRLGTAAMALGLIGIALAGPSASLAAFLGGGVVAGAGLGLMFRGSLAVASGLADGRNHGAVLAGILLIGNTGLAIAPVLVGLSLRWLPIVGVTVGFAAAVLVLVLWAGPRLARAGRTS; encoded by the coding sequence ATGACCACGAAGCTCGCCGAACCCACACTCGTCCGCGGCCCCGCTCGCAGCGGGCAACTCAGCGCCCGCGCCGGCTTCTGGACGGTGGCGGTCGCCTTTGCCGTCCTGATGGCCTTCACCACGGTGCCGACCCCGCTCTACGCCCTCTATCAGGCGCGCGACGGCTTTCCGACGCTGGTGGTCACCGCCATCTTCGCCGCCTATGCGGTCGGCGTGATCCTCGGCCTGCTCTTCCTCGGCCACGCCGGGGATCACCTGGGACGTCGTCCGGTGGTGCTGGCCGTGGCCGGCGTCCAGCTGGTCACCGCGCTCGGCTTCACGCTGTGGACCGATGTGGCCGGGCTGCTGGCCTTGCGGCTGATCTCCGGGGTGGCGGCCGGCGTTCTCACCTCGACCGCGACCGCCTACCTGGCTGAGCTGCGCCGGGCATGGCGTCCGGATTCGCCGGGGCTGGCTGTCACCGTGGGCGGCGCGGCCAACCTGGGCGGGTTGGCCCTGGGTCCGCTGGTGGCCGGGATCATCGCCGAGTGGGCGCCGGCACCGCTGATCACGTCTTACCTGGTGTTGGCGGTAGCGATCATGGTCGTCGGGCTCGCCGTGATCCGGGTACCGGAGACCGTCCGGGCCGACCGGGAGGGTTTCGAGCTTCGCCCGCGGCCGATCGCCGTGCCGACCCAGCATCGGACCCTGTACTGGGCTGCCGGCCTGGGCATCTTCACGGCCTTCGCCATCACCGGCTTCTACGGCTCGGTGGCCCCGGCCTTCCTCGGCCAGGTGCTGGGTAGCAGCGATCGGCTGCTGGCCGGCGTCGCCTCGACCGTCGTCTTCGCCGCGGCCGCTGCCGCCCAACTCGGGTTCGGGCACCTGCCGATGCGACTCCAGTTGCGGCTGGGCACCGCGGCCATGGCGCTCGGCCTGATCGGGATCGCGCTGGCCGGGCCGTCCGCCTCGCTGGCCGCCTTCCTGGGCGGCGGCGTCGTGGCCGGGGCCGGGCTGGGTCTGATGTTCCGCGGCTCGCTGGCGGTGGCGTCCGGGTTGGCCGATGGACGCAACCACGGCGCTGTGCTGGCCGGCATCCTGCTGATCGGCAACACTGGCCTGGCCATCGCGCCGGTGCTGGTCGGGCTCAGCCTGCGCTGGCTGCCGATCGTGGGCGTCACGGTCGGCTTCGCGGCCGCGGTGCTCGTCCTAGTGTTGTGGGCCGGGCCGCGACTGGCCCGGGCCGGCCGGACGTCCTGA
- the gap gene encoding type I glyceraldehyde-3-phosphate dehydrogenase, giving the protein MTVRIGINGFGRIGRSYLRAALANAADVEVVAVNDLTDANTLATLLEWDSISGHLDGVRADGDTIWVGEKPIKVLSQRDPGAINWGDFGADVVIESTGFFTDGAKARAHLNGGAKKVIVSAPAKGDVPTFVLGVNDDKLDPTAADVFSNGSCTTNSVAPLAKVLNDSFGIETGLMTTVHAYTGDQRLLDAPHSDLRRARAAAVSTIPTSSGAAKAIGKVIPELDGRLTGFALRVPVPVGSITDLTVVLNREASAVEVNQAFAEAAASGPLAGYLQYSTAPLVSADIVGNPHSSIFDAPLTEAIGRQVKVLGWYDNEWGFSNRLVEFSERIGAAV; this is encoded by the coding sequence GTGACCGTACGAATCGGAATCAACGGCTTCGGCCGAATCGGACGTAGCTATCTGCGCGCGGCCCTGGCCAACGCAGCCGACGTCGAGGTGGTCGCGGTCAACGACCTCACCGACGCCAACACCCTGGCCACCCTGCTGGAGTGGGACTCGATCTCTGGTCACCTGGACGGCGTCCGCGCCGACGGCGACACCATCTGGGTAGGGGAGAAGCCGATCAAGGTGCTCTCCCAGCGCGACCCGGGTGCGATCAACTGGGGCGACTTCGGCGCCGACGTGGTGATCGAGTCCACCGGCTTCTTCACCGATGGCGCCAAGGCTCGCGCCCACCTCAACGGTGGGGCCAAGAAGGTCATCGTCTCGGCTCCGGCCAAGGGCGATGTGCCCACCTTCGTCCTCGGCGTGAACGACGACAAGCTCGACCCGACGGCGGCCGACGTGTTCTCCAACGGCTCCTGCACCACCAACTCGGTGGCCCCGCTGGCCAAGGTGCTCAACGACAGCTTCGGCATCGAGACCGGCCTGATGACTACCGTCCACGCCTACACCGGTGACCAGCGACTGCTGGACGCCCCGCACTCGGACCTGCGCCGGGCCCGGGCTGCCGCGGTGTCGACCATCCCGACCTCCTCGGGTGCGGCCAAGGCCATCGGCAAGGTCATCCCCGAGCTGGACGGACGGCTGACCGGCTTCGCGCTGCGGGTGCCGGTGCCGGTGGGCTCGATCACCGACCTGACCGTCGTGCTGAACCGTGAGGCCAGTGCGGTCGAGGTCAATCAGGCCTTTGCCGAGGCTGCCGCGTCTGGCCCGTTGGCCGGCTACCTGCAGTACTCGACGGCACCGCTGGTGTCGGCCGACATCGTCGGCAACCCGCACTCGTCGATCTTCGATGCGCCTCTGACTGAGGCGATCGGACGTCAGGTGAAGGTGCTCGGCTGGTACGACAACGAGTGGGGCTTCTCGAACCGTCTGGTCGAGTTCTCCGAGCGGATCGGTGCTGCTGTCTGA
- a CDS encoding TetR/AcrR family transcriptional regulator encodes MDSRARLVQAMSDLMWERGYAATSPREVRERSGVGQGSMYHHFAGKHELALAALERNCADLLPATEALLASTGDPLARIDAYLSREHQPLKGCKVGRMTQDPLVASDPVLLAPVREAFATIHERLVSVIKEAIALGELGDGLDPDELASMITATIQGGYVLAIAAQDSRPFDEARAGARHLLRAVALCAVQDRKEQK; translated from the coding sequence ATGGACTCCCGAGCGCGACTGGTTCAGGCGATGAGCGACCTGATGTGGGAGCGCGGCTATGCGGCCACCAGTCCTCGTGAGGTACGCGAGCGCTCGGGCGTGGGCCAGGGCAGCATGTATCACCACTTCGCCGGCAAGCATGAGCTCGCGTTGGCCGCTCTCGAGCGCAACTGCGCCGACTTGTTGCCGGCCACCGAAGCCCTTCTCGCCTCGACCGGCGATCCGCTGGCCAGGATCGATGCCTACCTCAGTCGTGAGCATCAGCCGCTCAAGGGCTGCAAGGTCGGGCGAATGACCCAGGATCCGTTGGTGGCATCCGACCCCGTCCTGCTGGCGCCAGTGCGTGAGGCCTTCGCGACCATCCATGAGCGGCTGGTCTCCGTGATCAAGGAAGCGATCGCGCTCGGCGAGCTCGGAGACGGACTCGACCCCGATGAGTTGGCCTCGATGATCACTGCCACCATCCAAGGCGGGTATGTACTCGCTATCGCCGCGCAGGACTCTCGTCCCTTTGACGAGGCCCGCGCCGGTGCGCGTCATCTACTTCGGGCGGTCGCGCTCTGCGCCGTCCAGGATCGAAAGGAACAGAAGTGA
- a CDS encoding dihydrofolate reductase family protein produces the protein MSRTRVHNFSISLDGFATGEPQSAEAPFGHAGQRLHTWMMATRFWDPSGSDGVDHAFAQRHSDGIGAEIMGAHKFGPPGWQDDPDWTGWWGENPPFHTPVFVLTHRPRSSIELDGGTTFHFLDASPDHALAVAREAAGDLDVRIGGGPSMLRDFLAADLIDHLHLVVVPIVLGRGVRLWDGLEGIESGFEVESVSSPSGVTHLTFTRVRS, from the coding sequence ATGTCCCGGACCCGTGTGCACAACTTCTCGATCTCACTGGACGGCTTCGCCACCGGCGAGCCGCAGAGCGCCGAGGCCCCGTTCGGACATGCCGGCCAGCGCCTGCACACCTGGATGATGGCCACTCGCTTCTGGGACCCGAGCGGCTCCGATGGCGTCGACCACGCCTTCGCGCAGCGGCACAGCGACGGGATCGGCGCCGAGATCATGGGCGCCCACAAGTTCGGCCCACCGGGTTGGCAGGACGATCCGGACTGGACCGGCTGGTGGGGCGAGAACCCGCCCTTCCACACCCCCGTGTTCGTGTTGACTCACCGTCCGCGGTCATCGATCGAGCTGGACGGCGGCACCACCTTCCACTTCCTCGACGCCAGCCCCGATCACGCTCTGGCCGTCGCCCGCGAGGCGGCCGGCGACCTGGACGTCCGGATCGGTGGCGGGCCGAGCATGCTCCGCGATTTCCTGGCGGCCGACCTGATCGATCACCTGCACCTGGTGGTGGTGCCGATCGTGCTGGGCCGCGGCGTCCGGCTCTGGGACGGCCTGGAAGGCATCGAGTCCGGCTTCGAGGTCGAGTCGGTCTCCTCACCCAGCGGCGTCACCCATCTGACCTTCACCAGGGTGCGTAGCTGA
- a CDS encoding CPBP family intramembrane glutamic endopeptidase → MIVSLGAVSAARPRPIDLLPADQPVKPRPPARRWRYSPGVRLLGFLAGLIVATIVVVGVGRVPAIAQAAAQHWWLVRLTEMIVAAAAYLVLLWVEQRRPVELSVRRIGGLGWGLLLGAGLCALVIGVLFAVGSYRVVGVNPSYPIVPALISTGLVAAVAEELIFRGVLLRLVEDSLGTWAAVGVGALAFGLAHLSNQDATLWGALAIALEAGVLFSALYVVTRSLWWCMGLHFAWNVLQGPVFGSAVSGSGTASGLLRAEFSGPEWLTGGVFGIEASVLSVVLLTALGGWLLWLVHRDGVTVAPRWVRRRRLLAEVSSAPAGQAD, encoded by the coding sequence GTGATCGTTTCCCTTGGTGCCGTCAGCGCGGCTCGGCCACGTCCGATCGATCTGCTGCCGGCCGACCAGCCGGTGAAGCCACGTCCACCGGCCAGGCGGTGGCGCTACTCCCCCGGAGTCCGGCTGCTGGGCTTCCTGGCCGGACTGATCGTGGCGACGATCGTGGTGGTGGGCGTCGGCCGAGTTCCCGCCATTGCGCAGGCGGCCGCGCAGCACTGGTGGCTGGTCCGGCTGACCGAGATGATCGTGGCCGCCGCGGCATATCTGGTGTTGCTGTGGGTGGAACAGCGCCGTCCGGTGGAGCTCAGCGTCCGCAGGATCGGCGGCCTCGGTTGGGGGCTGCTGCTCGGAGCCGGCTTGTGCGCACTGGTGATCGGCGTGCTGTTCGCAGTGGGCAGCTACCGGGTGGTCGGGGTGAACCCGTCCTACCCGATCGTCCCGGCACTGATCTCGACCGGCCTGGTGGCCGCCGTCGCCGAGGAACTGATCTTCCGTGGGGTGCTGCTCCGACTCGTCGAGGACTCTCTGGGTACCTGGGCGGCGGTCGGTGTCGGTGCGTTGGCTTTCGGGCTCGCCCACCTGAGCAACCAGGACGCGACCCTGTGGGGCGCACTGGCCATCGCGCTGGAGGCCGGAGTGCTGTTCTCGGCGCTGTATGTGGTGACTCGGTCGTTGTGGTGGTGCATGGGCCTGCACTTCGCCTGGAACGTGCTGCAGGGCCCGGTGTTCGGCTCGGCCGTGTCCGGGTCCGGGACGGCGTCCGGGCTGCTCAGAGCGGAGTTCAGCGGACCGGAATGGCTGACCGGTGGCGTCTTCGGAATCGAGGCTTCCGTGCTCTCGGTGGTGCTCCTGACCGCATTGGGAGGGTGGCTGCTGTGGTTGGTGCACCGGGACGGGGTCACCGTGGCGCCGCGGTGGGTACGTCGCCGTCGGCTGCTGGCCGAGGTGAGTTCAGCCCCGGCGGGACAGGCAGACTAG
- a CDS encoding neutral zinc metallopeptidase: protein MSSSEEPSLETSGDSAAPEPPSSDNAWTVPDPNAMVAPWPGPAADGFVHPWPGPTGYGHPSVPSTGYPTGGFPPPNSSVYPSAPAYPPPGYPPPGYPQLGPSGYGPLGPGSGPQRRGPGGWVLAAAVVVAAGALTGLLATPASNLPSLTGPSPTRPSASSSATPTAKPVDVLKKNPIYSLTVTGACPSQRVPASWKAFQGQVRALVECENKAWDKALRTVSITPIKPKVRFYTKTTNSQCGHLDSKFPASYCSGDQTLYFSRASYQQGRYYRLSVSEFVFHEYAHHVQSMSGIFERSATLKEDEEITERRIELQAHCIAHYRLTHAGLKFGSRDRADIEYQLGYSADAEGHGSAKAGRRWGEAGLNGKTIGACNTWKAKASAVK from the coding sequence ATGAGTAGCAGCGAGGAGCCGTCCCTCGAGACATCGGGAGACTCGGCTGCACCCGAACCGCCCTCCTCCGACAATGCCTGGACGGTCCCGGATCCGAATGCGATGGTCGCACCATGGCCGGGCCCCGCGGCGGACGGCTTCGTCCATCCGTGGCCAGGTCCGACCGGCTATGGCCACCCGTCCGTACCGTCGACCGGGTACCCGACCGGCGGCTTCCCGCCGCCGAACTCCTCGGTCTACCCGTCCGCACCGGCGTACCCACCGCCGGGCTATCCGCCACCGGGCTACCCGCAGCTTGGGCCGAGTGGATACGGTCCGCTGGGACCCGGGTCCGGACCACAGCGTCGCGGCCCCGGCGGCTGGGTGTTGGCCGCCGCCGTCGTGGTGGCCGCCGGAGCACTCACCGGGTTGCTGGCCACCCCGGCCAGCAACCTGCCTTCGCTGACCGGCCCGTCGCCGACCCGCCCGTCGGCCAGCTCGTCCGCCACCCCCACGGCCAAGCCGGTGGACGTCCTGAAGAAGAACCCGATCTACTCCCTGACAGTCACCGGCGCGTGCCCGAGTCAGCGCGTGCCCGCCTCCTGGAAGGCCTTCCAAGGGCAGGTTCGGGCCCTGGTCGAGTGCGAGAACAAGGCCTGGGACAAGGCCTTGCGCACGGTGTCGATCACGCCGATCAAGCCGAAGGTGCGCTTCTACACCAAGACCACCAACAGCCAATGTGGACACCTCGACTCGAAGTTCCCGGCCAGCTACTGCTCAGGCGACCAGACCCTCTACTTCTCCCGGGCCTCATATCAGCAGGGGCGCTACTACCGGCTCTCGGTGTCGGAGTTCGTCTTCCACGAGTACGCCCATCACGTCCAGTCCATGTCCGGCATCTTCGAGCGATCCGCGACACTCAAGGAGGACGAGGAGATCACCGAACGCCGGATCGAACTCCAGGCACATTGCATCGCCCACTACCGGCTCACCCATGCCGGCCTGAAGTTCGGCTCCCGGGATCGAGCGGACATCGAGTACCAGCTCGGCTACTCCGCGGACGCCGAGGGCCACGGCAGTGCCAAGGCGGGTCGGCGGTGGGGTGAGGCCGGGCTGAACGGCAAGACCATCGGAGCCTGCAACACCTGGAAGGCCAAGGCGTCCGCGGTGAAGTGA
- a CDS encoding GNAT family N-acetyltransferase: MATVRQADLSGADAPVVAALLARYLRETEAEKRDHGLPGASPDPLPARYQAEIDDPASALAGSDVLLATDQGRAVGIAVIGGNEIKRLFVSDAARGQGIGARLLAAAIAAIPGEARLTVWCWRDAALRLYQRAGFQQQPSWDERAELVCLSRRG, encoded by the coding sequence ATGGCAACAGTCCGACAGGCCGACCTGAGTGGTGCCGATGCGCCAGTCGTGGCCGCTCTCCTGGCCCGGTACCTGCGCGAAACCGAGGCTGAGAAGCGCGATCACGGCCTGCCCGGGGCCAGCCCGGATCCGTTGCCGGCGCGCTACCAGGCCGAGATCGACGATCCGGCGTCCGCACTGGCTGGATCGGATGTCCTGCTCGCCACCGATCAGGGCAGGGCAGTCGGGATCGCCGTGATCGGTGGCAACGAGATCAAGCGGCTGTTCGTCAGTGATGCCGCCCGCGGCCAAGGGATCGGTGCCCGGTTGCTCGCGGCGGCGATTGCGGCGATCCCCGGCGAGGCCCGACTCACCGTCTGGTGCTGGCGGGATGCGGCGCTTCGCCTCTATCAGCGGGCCGGGTTCCAGCAGCAGCCATCCTGGGACGAGCGGGCCGAGCTAGTCTGCCTGTCCCGCCGGGGCTGA
- a CDS encoding LysR family transcriptional regulator, whose product MDTRLLEYFTAVAAELNVTEAAHRLFMAQSTVSAGLRSLERELGVRLFERTTKSVRLTDAGEALLPQAQEILDRVEAFGYLAGQSDGGLRGRLRLGIFSGLEQIGNLPTVLHELRQHFPGVEVSLTTSASGSLGLSDDLTHGRLDAAFVALPPPPELDAVELLTADYVALLPPGHRLAAHPSVSLADLAAEPWVDVPAGYGNRIQLDAALTHAGLTRQIAAEVPGLPAVAGYVAGGLGVAVIPRVVDLEGCEARPLTDQLPRWRLQIATRTGSSRRPVVQALIRLFGEHNQPATST is encoded by the coding sequence ATGGACACTCGCCTGCTGGAGTACTTCACCGCCGTGGCCGCCGAACTGAACGTGACCGAGGCCGCGCACCGGCTCTTCATGGCTCAGTCGACGGTCTCGGCCGGCCTGCGCAGCCTGGAGCGGGAGCTGGGCGTCCGGCTCTTCGAGCGGACCACCAAGTCGGTGCGGCTGACCGATGCCGGCGAGGCACTGCTGCCCCAGGCCCAGGAGATCCTGGATCGGGTGGAGGCCTTCGGCTACCTGGCCGGGCAGAGCGACGGCGGCCTGCGCGGACGGCTCCGGCTGGGCATCTTCAGCGGCTTGGAGCAGATCGGCAACCTACCGACCGTGCTGCACGAGCTTCGCCAGCATTTCCCAGGCGTCGAGGTGAGCCTGACCACGTCCGCGTCCGGCTCACTGGGCCTCAGTGACGACCTGACCCACGGACGCCTGGACGCCGCCTTCGTGGCCCTCCCTCCCCCACCTGAGCTGGACGCGGTCGAGCTGCTCACCGCGGACTACGTGGCGCTGCTTCCTCCCGGCCATCGACTGGCCGCCCACCCGTCGGTCTCACTGGCCGACCTGGCCGCCGAGCCGTGGGTGGACGTCCCGGCCGGCTACGGCAACCGGATCCAGCTGGACGCCGCCCTCACTCACGCAGGACTCACCCGCCAGATCGCCGCCGAGGTGCCCGGGCTGCCGGCCGTGGCCGGCTATGTGGCCGGCGGGCTGGGGGTGGCGGTGATTCCTCGGGTCGTGGATCTCGAGGGCTGCGAGGCCCGGCCGCTCACCGATCAGCTGCCCCGTTGGCGGCTGCAGATCGCCACCCGCACCGGCAGTTCGCGGCGTCCGGTGGTGCAGGCGCTCATCCGGCTGTTCGGCGAGCACAACCAGCCCGCGACCTCGACCTAG
- a CDS encoding transcriptional regulator, whose translation MSDTEQVLGAMRTAGTPLNAGKVVELTGLDRKAVDKAMAELKKDGRIISPVRCFWAPAE comes from the coding sequence ATGAGCGATACCGAGCAGGTCCTTGGGGCGATGCGGACGGCGGGGACGCCGCTGAACGCGGGCAAGGTCGTCGAGCTGACCGGCCTGGACCGCAAAGCCGTCGACAAGGCCATGGCCGAGCTGAAGAAGGACGGACGGATCATCTCCCCGGTCCGCTGCTTCTGGGCGCCGGCCGAGTAG
- the ychF gene encoding redox-regulated ATPase YchF, with the protein MALTIGIVGLPNAGKSTLFNALTRNNVLAANYPFATIEPNVGVVGVPDDRLGVLAKLFGSERIIPATVSFVDIAGIVKGASKGEGMGNAFLANIREADAICQVTRVFRDPDVTHVDGAVNPSSDIETIRTELILADLQTLEKALPRVEKEARIKKEKQPTLAAFLQAQEVLNSGVGVHAAGLDLEPLRELFLLTAKPYLYVFNCDSDELTDTDLIAKMRALVAPAEAIFLDAKIESELIEMEPDEAREFLEEMGIAEPGLDVLARVGYETLGLQSYLTAGPKESRAWTIKKGATAPEAAGVIHTDFQKGFIKAEVISFDDLVAAGSVAAARAAGKARMEGKEYVMADGDVVEFRFNN; encoded by the coding sequence GTGGCTCTCACCATCGGCATCGTCGGACTGCCCAACGCCGGCAAGTCCACCCTGTTCAACGCGCTGACCCGTAACAACGTGCTGGCGGCCAACTATCCGTTCGCGACCATCGAGCCGAATGTCGGCGTGGTCGGCGTCCCGGACGATCGGCTGGGCGTCCTGGCCAAGCTGTTCGGCTCCGAGCGGATCATCCCGGCCACGGTGAGTTTCGTCGACATCGCCGGCATCGTGAAGGGTGCGTCCAAGGGCGAGGGGATGGGTAACGCCTTCCTGGCCAACATCCGTGAGGCGGACGCCATCTGCCAGGTCACCCGGGTCTTCCGCGACCCGGATGTGACCCACGTGGACGGCGCTGTGAACCCCAGCAGCGACATCGAGACCATTCGGACCGAGCTGATCCTGGCCGACCTGCAGACCCTGGAGAAGGCGCTGCCTCGGGTCGAGAAGGAAGCCCGGATCAAGAAGGAGAAGCAGCCCACCCTGGCCGCCTTCCTGCAGGCCCAGGAGGTGCTGAACTCCGGCGTGGGCGTCCACGCTGCCGGGCTCGACCTCGAGCCGCTGCGCGAGCTGTTCCTGCTCACCGCCAAGCCCTACCTGTACGTGTTCAACTGCGACTCCGACGAGCTCACCGACACCGACCTGATCGCCAAGATGCGCGCGCTGGTGGCTCCGGCCGAGGCGATCTTCCTGGACGCCAAGATCGAGTCCGAGCTGATCGAGATGGAGCCCGACGAGGCTCGCGAGTTCCTGGAGGAGATGGGGATCGCCGAGCCCGGCCTGGACGTCCTGGCCCGAGTCGGCTACGAAACCCTCGGCCTGCAGAGCTACCTGACTGCCGGCCCCAAGGAGTCCCGGGCCTGGACCATCAAGAAGGGCGCCACCGCGCCCGAGGCCGCCGGAGTCATTCACACCGACTTCCAGAAGGGCTTCATCAAGGCCGAGGTGATCAGCTTCGACGACTTGGTCGCGGCTGGCTCCGTCGCCGCTGCCCGGGCCGCAGGCAAGGCCCGGATGGAAGGCAAGGAGTACGTCATGGCCGACGGCGACGTGGTGGAGTTCCGCTTCAACAACTGA